The Calditerricola satsumensis genome includes a region encoding these proteins:
- a CDS encoding quinone-dependent dihydroorotate dehydrogenase, translating to MYEWVKPLLFRLDPETAHEWTVRALAAAQRVPGALAALSRAFAVSDTRLSVRRWGLRFPNPVGLAAGFDKNAAVFPALAALGFGFVEVGTLTPRPQPGNPRPRLFRLPEDEAVINRMGFNNRGAEAAARSLARHARTVPIGVNIGKNKDTPNEAAVDDYRRCLRALYAHGDYFVVNVSSPNTPGLRALQHAEALARLLEGVLDEARALARETGAPPKPILVKLAPDLDDGLMREIARAALDQGVAGFVATNTTVDRSGLNSRAHAHEAGGLSGRPLEKRATEAVRLLYRATEGRVPIIGVGGVFDGAGAYAKIRAGASLVQVYTGLIYRGPAIARRINRELLALLQRDGLSSLEEAVGADA from the coding sequence ATGTACGAATGGGTGAAACCGCTGCTCTTTCGGCTCGACCCGGAGACGGCCCACGAATGGACGGTGCGGGCCCTCGCCGCGGCGCAGCGTGTGCCCGGCGCGCTGGCGGCCCTGTCCCGCGCCTTTGCCGTGTCCGACACGCGCCTTTCGGTCAGGCGGTGGGGCCTGCGCTTTCCCAACCCGGTTGGCCTGGCGGCGGGCTTTGACAAGAACGCGGCCGTCTTTCCGGCGCTGGCCGCCCTGGGGTTTGGCTTTGTCGAGGTGGGGACGCTGACGCCCCGGCCGCAGCCGGGCAATCCCCGCCCGCGGCTGTTCCGCCTGCCGGAGGACGAGGCGGTGATCAACCGCATGGGCTTCAACAACCGCGGGGCGGAGGCGGCGGCCCGCTCCTTGGCGCGGCATGCGCGCACCGTTCCCATCGGCGTCAACATCGGCAAGAACAAAGACACCCCCAATGAGGCGGCCGTCGACGATTACCGCCGCTGCCTGCGCGCGCTGTATGCCCACGGGGACTACTTCGTCGTCAACGTCAGCTCGCCCAACACGCCGGGCCTCCGCGCCCTGCAGCACGCCGAGGCCCTCGCCCGCCTCCTCGAAGGGGTGCTGGACGAGGCGCGGGCCCTGGCGCGGGAGACCGGTGCGCCGCCCAAGCCCATCTTGGTGAAGCTGGCCCCCGACCTCGACGACGGGCTGATGCGGGAGATCGCCCGCGCCGCCCTCGACCAGGGCGTGGCCGGTTTTGTGGCCACGAACACGACCGTCGACCGCTCCGGGCTGAACAGCCGCGCCCACGCCCATGAGGCGGGGGGGCTGAGCGGCCGGCCCCTCGAGAAGCGGGCGACGGAAGCGGTGCGCCTCTTGTACCGCGCGACGGAGGGGCGGGTGCCGATCATCGGCGTAGGCGGCGTGTTTGACGGCGCCGGCGCCTACGCCAAGATCCGCGCCGGGGCCAGCCTGGTGCAGGTGTACACCGGCCTCATTTACCGCGGGCCGGCCATCGCCCGGCGCATCAACCGCGAGCTGCTCGCCCTGCTTCAGCGTGACGGCCTTTCGTCCCTCGAGGAAGCCGTCGGCGCCGATGCCTGA
- a CDS encoding TetR/AcrR family transcriptional regulator: MRRRQLIDTALRLFAERGLEKTTIKAIAEAAGVAQGLIYHYFPSKEALFFAVLDEHGFLPQLREILGAPHDRPVREVLAEIAVRYYTLLREKEAFLTVVMREALVNPGVQARLERLTREAVALLVRYLAARIAAGELRPHHPEVVALMLLSSVFMLHIGGMPVERVYDLVDVVLEGIVGQRAETR; encoded by the coding sequence ATGCGACGCCGGCAGCTGATCGACACCGCGCTCCGCCTGTTTGCCGAGCGGGGCCTGGAGAAGACGACGATCAAGGCCATCGCCGAGGCCGCCGGAGTGGCCCAGGGGCTCATCTATCACTATTTTCCCAGCAAAGAGGCGCTCTTTTTTGCCGTGCTGGACGAGCACGGCTTTTTGCCCCAACTGCGGGAGATCCTCGGCGCGCCGCACGACCGTCCGGTGCGGGAGGTGCTGGCGGAGATCGCCGTCCGGTATTACACACTGCTGCGGGAAAAGGAAGCGTTTCTCACCGTCGTAATGCGCGAAGCGCTGGTCAATCCCGGCGTGCAGGCGCGCCTCGAAAGGTTGACCCGCGAGGCGGTGGCGCTGCTCGTGCGCTATCTGGCCGCCCGCATCGCCGCCGGCGAGCTTCGTCCGCACCACCCCGAAGTGGTGGCGCTGATGCTCCTCTCCAGCGTGTTTATGCTGCACATTGGTGGCATGCCCGTTGAGCGGGTGTACGATTTGGTCGATGTGGTGCTGGAGGGAATTGTGGGCCAACGCGCCGAAACGCGATGA